The Carassius carassius chromosome 32, fCarCar2.1, whole genome shotgun sequence DNA window attaaactttaaattaatataagtttcataaaatatatagttgcccttaaatattttcatgttttaactAATGATCTGTGCCACTAAACAAAATAAGCACacttttcatgaaaatgtttCGAGAAAAATGTTAGCATTAGTTCCAGTtataaaacaattaacaaaatgttcaAAATTAAGATTAGCGATATTTAATATATCCAGTAAAAATGACCTTTCAACCAGTTGATTAAAAGTAATTGAAAGTAATTAgcgctgaatttttttttaatgtcttttgttATACAATGCAgtgatataatgttttttattttacataataatttaaacattaaatgttatgattaataaaaatatgaaaaaaataaaattaacacttCATACCTTATATTTGacaattattaaatgaatatttattttataaattgaaatattattacttaacATCTCAGACTAtacttcatttaaataatttagaataACAGCAGTTCAGTTGACAAAATGATTGACCTGTGCTCCTAAAGAAATGTACACGTTTGCCTCCCTGAAAGATCATTAGCAAAAAACCCATCTCAGATAAAAACATATATCCGTGTTCAGTTTCAGCACAAACTGGAAGATATAGACAGTGATTTCAGTCTGAATTACTATCACCACAGCTGTTGGTCAGGGGCCCGGGGCAGAATGTATAAACTGCACCACCTGGCACAATCCTAAAAATAGCTTGTATTCCCAACCAACAGAATAAAAAGATGAATGCAGCCAAACTGTTTTGTCAGCACGGAGCAGTGGGGAAAAATAGGAGTAGCAGCAATTTGTAAAGCGTACACACCTGAGTATATGTGGTAGCTGTGGGCTCTTGTAGATGAACTTGTGTCTGTAGCCCAGAGAGCTGGGGAACGGGATGAACTGAACCTTATGACCGTTCAGACTCTTGCTCTGAGCCGCCAAATCATATAGCTGTGGatgaaaacattaattataattattattgttgttgtcgtTACAGAGAAGAACAgaccatttttaaaacaaatgcattaaCAGATTATATactacagtatataataataacagcaataatttgttataataataataataataatacatttatacttCAAATAGCTATAAgtagatttattttataaaatacaataaggTTTGATAAGATTACTGAAGGTTTAATTTAGATTCTttctgaacaaaacaaaaactctgtAACTGTTACGGTGTACCTTTTTATTATTCTGTTTGTATATTGTCAGAATATTCCTTTGTTTACCATTTGAACAAGttgtttaattcataaaaaaccTAAACCATACATGCCATATGTGCCTAAAAACCAAATCTCCCAACACCAGCACAGTTTCATCATAACGAGTGATCAAATGATTGTGATTTAAGTATCAGCTATTAGACAAAAGCTCTGAATACGGCTCATCCAATCTGAATTTAGAGTCTGCAATATCcattttatagttttaaataaacCCTCTCATTGTCTGACACTGATATTTTACCTTCTTTCCCAGCTGGAAAGGTACGACGGTGTCGTCTTCTGCGTGCAGTATCAGAACCGGACAGGATATGTGGTTGACACTAAGAGACAAAGAGACATTGGTTTGAGTTTCTCCAAACTCACAATAAGCACTGCCTTACAGAGACTCAGGACATAGATccgttttattgttttatatacgtAGTGTGGGACCTTCCACTAGAGGTTTGTGTAATAAATTACATGATCACTTCATCTGTGACTCAAGGATCAATGCCCACATGTGGCTGAACACTAAAGATGTCTATTTATACACATGCACGTTAATTCTGTTTCTAAAACAAGTTCTCAGAGGAAGATGAAGCCACTAGCGTGTGAAAACGCTACAGAACAGAGAACACAGCTGCAAGGGCACCCTGCTGGATAAACACGCAACAGTCTTCATAGGTGGACACAGAGTAAATAATCACTCGCACATAAACTTACAGAGAAATAGAAGACTGAAAGAACCTACTTTTCATCACTGGCAAATCGGATATCATTTGCAGTAATAGAATCCAGGAAGAACCAGTCAAAGCCTGGCAGATATCTGTAAACCTGTTCAAATGAACATATGTAAATGTTCAAGGTTAgttatgtttatttgtttcacAAAGGCAGTATGAGATTGAACAGGAACTTGGTTTCTCACCATAGAGAAGGGATGGCTCTTGGCTTCCTCTCTGATATTGGTAAAGGGTGACTCTAAAATTAGGGCGTCTGGGGGCGTTCCTGTAAGCACCAAGGACGGAAGTCTGCATCATTCCTTCATGTTTTAAACAGTGGCCCAACTACAGGCTTATGTTAGTAAAAGTCTGATTAGAAGAGCTTGGCAATTACATTAGTTCACTCTTAATCTAGTTAAGACCGTGCCAATGAAAGCTTGTCTATTCATGAAATGTCAACAAAGTCACCGCTTATGTGCTAACAAGAAATGAAGAAATTATATTCCGAAATGGTGAATAATAATTATGTGACAGTGTTCATACATGTATTCAAAGTGTATTAGTAAATGCCAAGTTTCTACTTGGGTTTAAACCATACTTTCACACTGCTGGCTACTATTTGTTTTCTGTTGCAACATCCCAGCTCATAAGAAAacacaaatgcatgaatgtacGTTCACGTACCCCTGTCACACAGACGTCTCACTAGGTTAGTGGCCACTCTGGAAAAACAGGAATGAACAGCATCAGCAAAAGTTCAAATATACCACAATCATATAACACAATCAATTCCTTTATGTCAAAGGACAACTAAAATGTCATTCCAAGAACTAGAAGATCCACATCTAGAAAAAAGAACACTATCAACAGTGCTCTTTCAGATGGCTCAGGCGAGTTCATCTCACCCTGTGCCGAGCGAGTGACCCCATATGTACAGAGGCTTCTGGCCAATCCGCTGCTTTATCCACTGGTAGAGGAGAAGAGCATCTGACGTCATGCCTTTCTCTGAAGGGCTGCCCTCAGAGTCACCCCAAcctgcacaaacaaacaaaaccatatGGTGCTTCACTCTGATACTGGGAACGGGAATCTGACTTGCATGATAGGAAAGTGCATTAAAATAGACACCCAACATACCTCTATAATCGAATGTGACTACATGGTAGCCTAATGAACTAAAAACCTGCAGAGACAAGAAGATAAAAACGTGTCTAACATTAACTCAGACAAAAGGAGTTCTTTCAAATCTTAAATATATACTACATTCCCATCccaaaaattaacaaattaaatagttttttttttttttttctcaccaaggctacatttctttgacaaaaaatacagtaaaatacagtaaaaactgtgatggcaaatcagaattttcagcagccattcctccagtcttcagtgtcacgttgctctttcagaaattattctaaaatgatgatttggtgctcaaaatcttttattattattatgatgaaaaCAGTAGTAGtacttgcttaattttttttttattttcagaatgaaTAGAAAGAATACAGAAATAGTTGGAAAAGAATAGAATTTACTTACAATATAAATCTTATCTGCCACTTTTTTAATTGAATGCagttctttgctaaataaaacaactgatttcttgcatatataaaaaaaacgttttgaacgatagtgtaaattcaattttttttaccttgtaCAGCTGAACCCTGTGATCTCCTCCTCTGAAACACACATAACTCCAAGCTTAAGTAAAGTGACTAGAGATTTGCATTTGATGAACtgcaaatctttccaaataaaaatggtaacagagtaaacactaggcatcatacaTTGACTGAGGATCACATACTACCAGACTTTCAAATCATTCCGAACACAACAGCCTCATTGCTAGAACACACAACAAATGAAGGAAACATGTTTTCCAAAAtcagctcaaaatatcaaacaggTTTGATCTCTGATGACTGGATACAATCACAATCTGTGCACATCATACATAACACGACTTGTGGTCAAATATGCAGACTGACTCTTCCAGACAGGAGCAAAAATCTGTATAGTCTGCAAAAGTGCATTCCAGCTTTAACTCCCACTGAATCATTTTTGACACCGAGTTGGTTTTATAAAGTGGTATTGATCACACGTCCCTGAGTGTTTGTGTACCTTGTTCCAGCATTGCCATGGAGATACAGGATGACTGGATGACTGGACTGGAAGCTTTTTTCATACCAAATAGCATCTTTTGCCTGAGCCTCCCTCCACATCACTGAAGGTACTGtgtgcctgagagagagagagagagagagagagagagagagagagagagagatcaaaagAGAGATGACAGGATATACAAAAGAGATACGCAGCATTTACAACATTGCTTCCTGCACATGAAAGGGTGAATAAGTAGATGTGGTAAtgctcaaaagtttgaggttggtcaactttttttcattgttaaaaaaaaaaaaaaaaaaaagtatcttgttCATGAggcatttatttgttcagaaaaAACAGTTATACGGTGAAAGATTACTGCAATATCaa harbors:
- the abhd12 gene encoding lysophosphatidylserine lipase ABHD12 isoform X2, with protein sequence MRKRKGSADRDSSFTANVTLLDGSSDLKHCHKKTDSASDPGGSGTAMGRRYRRGGLIWRLRRILIWVLGIYIAVPVIIKVCPSIQAKLVFLNFVRVPYFIDLKRPQDQGLNHTRNFYLQPEEGINIGVWHTVPSVMWREAQAKDAIWYEKSFQSSHPVILYLHGNAGTRGGDHRVQLYKVFSSLGYHVVTFDYRGWGDSEGSPSEKGMTSDALLLYQWIKQRIGQKPLYIWGHSLGTGVATNLVRRLCDRGTPPDALILESPFTNIREEAKSHPFSMVYRYLPGFDWFFLDSITANDIRFASDENVNHISCPVLILHAEDDTVVPFQLGKKLYDLAAQSKSLNGHKVQFIPFPSSLGYRHKFIYKSPQLPHILSDFLNAPHPHV
- the abhd12 gene encoding lysophosphatidylserine lipase ABHD12 isoform X1 produces the protein MSQLPGGETPDHTHRRGSLTDRIQHGLQDFFSAALPLDSARIRARLQYNPSSLICVCLPVLFHVSVMRKRKGSADRDSSFTANVTLLDGSSDLKHCHKKTDSASDPGGSGTAMGRRYRRGGLIWRLRRILIWVLGIYIAVPVIIKVCPSIQAKLVFLNFVRVPYFIDLKRPQDQGLNHTRNFYLQPEEGINIGVWHTVPSVMWREAQAKDAIWYEKSFQSSHPVILYLHGNAGTRGGDHRVQLYKVFSSLGYHVVTFDYRGWGDSEGSPSEKGMTSDALLLYQWIKQRIGQKPLYIWGHSLGTGVATNLVRRLCDRGTPPDALILESPFTNIREEAKSHPFSMVYRYLPGFDWFFLDSITANDIRFASDENVNHISCPVLILHAEDDTVVPFQLGKKLYDLAAQSKSLNGHKVQFIPFPSSLGYRHKFIYKSPQLPHILSDFLNAPHPHV